Sequence from the Candidatus Hydrogenedentota bacterium genome:
GCGTCAGGCGCCCGGGCGTTCGGCGTATGAGAAAGCGTAGAGCTTTCCTTTGACCAGTTCGAACTGCAGGGCCAACGGTTCCAGGGCGCCGAACCCCGATTCCCATGTGACCTCGGCATCCGTACAGGATGTGGCAATCGGCCTGCTGTGGGCGATTTCCTTGCCTTCACCGTTGAGCGCAGCGACTACGATACGGCCACCGTCCGGTATATCCGCGGAGACCTTCAGCGGCGGCGTCATGGATAACGGTTGCGTGCGCACCAGGCCGGGCGTGTCTGACGACTCCGGTTCGAATCCGGCAAAACCGTCCGGGCGCAAGGTGGCAAGGCAGAAGAAGCCGTCGCGCCAATTGGTATGCGGGCCGTTGCTCCCGCCGTAATAGAGGCGAACCTCGTCTTTCAGAAACACGGGGTATGCTGCGGGGTACACGCAGCCCCAGTCATATGCGCCCTCGGTTTCCGCGTTGGGTATGAGGGCTTTGCCGGGCTCCACGCGATGCCATGCCAGCGTATCCGGGCTCCAGGCCAGTTCGGTGTGGGCGCGGTCGGTTTCCGTGTTGAAAATGACCACCAGCCCGAGATAGCACCCGCAATAGCGAAACACCGGCATGGCATAGGTCTGCAGATGGGGTTCGAGCCCCTCCAGAACGACCTGCGCCTTGGTCCACGTGAGAAAATCGGGGCTCTCGGTGCGTCCAACCTGCCGGACCTTGTCCCACAACCGGGTCAAACCGACATACTTGCCGAGTTCCGGACTCCAAAGCGCGTTGTTGTGCGTGTCTCCCGCCGCCTCGATTTGCGGACACTTCACGGGAGGCGCCCAATGCAGCCCGTCGGCTGAAAACGCGACGGACATGGGGTTCTCGTTGAAGAACATCTTGAAACGCCGTGCCGGCTCGGTCTCATGAGTATCTTTGAATATCCCCGCCCCGTGGGGACCGATTTCGACAATGTTCGAGAGCTCGCCGTCATACTTCCGGATGTCCATGAGCGGTTTGCGCCATGACAGGCCATCCTCGGACTCGGCGTAGCAGACACCCATCACGCGGTCATGGGGGCGGTACGGGACCGCATCGCGTTTCTCGAACGGCGTATCGATGACCGCCGGGTCGCGGATGAAGGGGCTGTACCAGCATTTGTAAAGGCCGTCGTCCTCATCCAAGAGCACGTTGGCATACAGGTTATCGAAACGGACTTCCCACGGTTTATCCTCGGCAAACAGAGGATTTCGACTGCTCTTGGCCACGGGCGTCACGGTCAATTTCGCGTTGATGGTTTCGGCAATCACCCGGCTATCCAACGCGAGACATTTCCGGCGCCCGGCCGGCTCAGCAGCGCCTGTTGGCTCGCTTCGCCACCCTAGCGCGCCCGCGGCAATCATGCCGCCCATGGATTGTAGAAACCCGCGACGATTCATGCTGCCTCCTCTACTCGTATGCCTTGCGGCGCTTCTCTCATTGGCGCTGCACGTCCTCCACCCATTTCTCGTGAATCTGCGCAAGCCGCGCCACGATTTCCGGCTTTTCCGCGGCCAGGTTCCTGGATTCGCCGGGGTCCTCAGCAAGATTCGAGAGGAAGAATTCCTGGGCGGGGATTTCGTTGCCATTACGGGTCGAGGCGGGACCGTTCACGACGAGTTTCCAATCGCCTTCGCGGACAGCCCACTGTTTGTCCACTTGCCAGCAGAGCACGCCGTGCGGCGACGCGGCATCCGCCGATGCGATCACATCAGCAATGTTTTTGCCATCGAGAACACGGTCCGGCGCGGCAACCCCGCAGTAGTGGGCAGTGGTGGGCAGCCAGTCGATGCTTGCCGCCACTTGGCCGCGCACTTCGCCCTCGGGAATCGTGCCCGGCCAGGACACGATGCACGGCACCCGAATCCCGCCCTCCCAGAGCGTGAACTTGTGCCCGCGGTACGGTCCCGTGGCGCCTCCGCCGAAATTGGCGCGCTCCTCGACGGAATGGCCGTTGTCGCTCAAGAAGATGATGAGCGTGCTCTCGCGCAGCCCCAGTGCGTCCACCTTGTTAATGACCGCACCGATCTTCTCGTCGACGGTCGAGACAAAGGCCGCGTAAGCTTTGCGGGGTTCTTCAAGGTCCGCATACATCGTGCGGTACTCTTCCTCGCCTTGCATGGGATAGTGCGGCACGTTAAAGGGCAGGTACAGGAAGAAGGGGGAGTGCTGGTTCTCTTCGAGGAAGCGGTGCGCTTCACGCACGACCAGTTCGGGGAAGTACTTGCCCTCCTGCCACACCACCTCGTTGTTGCGCCACAGGTCGTGGCGGTTCGGGCCGCTCCAGTAGAAGAAATGCGAGTAGCTGTCGATACAGCCAAGCTTGTGGCCGAAGAACTCATCGAACCCCTGCGACAGCGGGGCCTGGTCCTCCATCTCGCCCAGATGCCATTTCCCGAATATCCCCGTGCGATAGCCCCCGCCCTTGAGCATTTCGGCGATGGTCACCTGGTTTCCGGGCATGCCGGTCTCGCCGTGCGCATTGGTCGCCAGTCCCGCCCGTTGCGGATACCGCCCCGTCAGAAGTGCCGCACGCGACGGCGAACATATTGGCGCGCCCACATAAAACTGGGTAAACCGAGTCCCGCGCGCGGCCAAGGCGTCGAGGTTCGGCGTGTGCAGATCCTTCGCGCCGAAACAGTTGAGGTCGATGGTTCCCTGGTCGTCGGTCACTATCAGGATAACGTTAGGCCTCCGTTCAGACTGCGGCGCGGCGAGGGCTCGTCCGCCCAGTGCCAGGGCGGCGGTGCAGATACCCGTCATCCGCAAAAAGTCTCGCCTGTTGTGTGCCGAAGGCGCCATCATTCGGTCCTTTCTCCCTCAGACTTTTCCCGCATTACGGGCAGATATCCGAGTGATTTCAGAAAAGCATCGCCCTCGCGGAGAGTCGCTTCAAAAGCCTCCCGGGAGCGATTGTAGTTGAAGAATCCGTGGCCAGCCCTCTCGAAGGGCACAAGCTCGCACCGGTTGCCCGCCGACTTCATTACCTCACAGAACCGTTGAGCGCTCTCGAACGGCACCGTCATGTCTTCCGTACCGTGGAAAATAATCGTGGGAGGCGCCCCGGCCTTGACGTGATGCACCGGCGACAGTTCGCGTTCGCGGCCCTTGATCTCTTCGATATCATGCTCTCTTCCAGTCGTGTCGAGGACCGGATTGAACAACATCATCGCGTTGGGCTTCGAACTCACATCCGCGTTGTCGCCAGCCTCGAACCCCTTGATGACACCCGTGCATGCGGCCACGTGGCCGCCCGCCGAGCCGCCCCCTGCCACGATGCGTTCCGCGTCGATGCCCAAGTCTTCGGCGTGGGCGCGCAGGTAACGCACAGCCGATTTGCCGTCCTCGACGCACTCGAAGGGAGTGGTGCCATGCCGGGATCTCACGCGGTA
This genomic interval carries:
- a CDS encoding sulfatase-like hydrolase/transferase, with product MMAPSAHNRRDFLRMTGICTAALALGGRALAAPQSERRPNVILIVTDDQGTIDLNCFGAKDLHTPNLDALAARGTRFTQFYVGAPICSPSRAALLTGRYPQRAGLATNAHGETGMPGNQVTIAEMLKGGGYRTGIFGKWHLGEMEDQAPLSQGFDEFFGHKLGCIDSYSHFFYWSGPNRHDLWRNNEVVWQEGKYFPELVVREAHRFLEENQHSPFFLYLPFNVPHYPMQGEEEYRTMYADLEEPRKAYAAFVSTVDEKIGAVINKVDALGLRESTLIIFLSDNGHSVEERANFGGGATGPYRGHKFTLWEGGIRVPCIVSWPGTIPEGEVRGQVAASIDWLPTTAHYCGVAAPDRVLDGKNIADVIASADAASPHGVLCWQVDKQWAVREGDWKLVVNGPASTRNGNEIPAQEFFLSNLAEDPGESRNLAAEKPEIVARLAQIHEKWVEDVQRQ
- a CDS encoding alpha/beta hydrolase yields the protein MKNRQAPGSMAGCLAMALIGSTLAAASAAGAVEDDEFAPEQLVYKTIGYVTLRLHVFKPEGWRTGDKRPAIIFFFGGGWKSGSPGQFYPQSAHYAGLGMVAFSAEYRVRSRHGTTPFECVEDGKSAVRYLRAHAEDLGIDAERIVAGGGSAGGHVAACTGVIKGFEAGDNADVSSKPNAMMLFNPVLDTTGREHDIEEIKGRERELSPVHHVKAGAPPTIIFHGTEDMTVPFESAQRFCEVMKSAGNRCELVPFERAGHGFFNYNRSREAFEATLREGDAFLKSLGYLPVMREKSEGERTE